From Ischnura elegans chromosome 13 unlocalized genomic scaffold, ioIscEleg1.1 SUPER_13_unloc_1, whole genome shotgun sequence, a single genomic window includes:
- the LOC124172163 gene encoding zinc finger protein 271-like has protein sequence MKTWKNVALFLLMSQHLAEFHMMDKQASKISGGRVTMGEVRGGSVSDAPIIPNALRMIRISRKRSCAEPVMGNKDEFSNCEAKNAVKGQMSYETSYNCYHCTGGFSTKSELKKHLETHFGTSNLVVDDESSMVLDIKGTNRGKQVLRHEGNGPLKEVSRGTLEKGKDRKGRRFAVGADTCVESDSLNSSCTRDIKKGKCSSTGGRPYSCSVCYKCFNKSSTLNRHMRVHTGEKNYSCSVCNKSFSLRGNLTNHMRTHTGEKPYTCSICNKPFNQSSHLNTHIRTHTGERSHSCKICCKSFSRSYALTEHIRIHTGDKPYTCSVCNKSFSQRSNLTKHMRAHTGERSYSCKICCKSFSCSDFLTKHMRIHTGDKPYSCSVCNKSFSQSYDLTKHMRIHTGDKPYSCSVCNKSFSQSSHLSTHKRTHTGEKPYTCSICTKPFCHTSDLTKHMRIHTGEKNYSCKICCKSFSRSDSLTKHMRIHTGDKPYTCSICNKSFSVSGTLNKHIATHTRDRSNSCKICCKSFSRSDVLTKHMRIHTGD, from the coding sequence atgaagacttggaaaaatgtggcGCTGTTCTTGCTGATGAGTCAACATCTTGCTGAATTCCATATGATGGACAAGCAGGCATCCAAAATCAGTGGAGGCAGAGTCACAATGGGTGAGGTGAGGGGTGGAAGTGTTAGTGATGCACCAATTATCCCTAATGCCCTCAGGATGATAAGAATTAGTAGAAAGAGGAGTTGCGCAGAGCCAGTCATGGGGAACAAAGATGAATTCAGTAATTGTGAGGCAAAAAATGCTGTAAAGGGACAAATGTCATACGAAACTTCATATAATTGCTACCACTGCACAGGTGGATTCAGCACCAAAAGTGAGCTTAAAAAACACCTTGAAACTCATTTTGGTACCAGCAATTTAGTCGTGGATGATGAATCATCCATGGTGCTAGATATAAAAGGGACAAACCGTGGAAAACAAGTGCTGAGGCATGAAGGAAATGGGCCTCTAAAGGAAGTATCCAGAGGGACTCTGGAGAAAGGAAAGGATAGAAAAGGGAGAAGGTTTGCTGTAGGAGCTGACACATGTGTAGAAAGTGATTCCCTAAATTCCTCTTGCACTAGAGACATCAAAAAGGGAAAGTGTTCAAGCACAGGAGGGaggccttattcctgtagtgtgtgCTATAAGTGTTTCAATAAATCTTCTACTCTCAACAGACACatgcgtgtacacacaggggagaagaattattcctgtagtgtctgcaataagtcattctctctgAGGGGCAACCTCACCAACCACATGcgtacccacacaggagagaaaccttatACATGCAGCATCTGCAATAAGCCTTTCAATCAGAGTTCTCACCTCAACACCCATATCcgtacccacacaggagagaggtctcattcatgtaaaatatgctgtaaatcattcagtcgtagTTATGCCCTTACCGAGCACATCCGTATTCACACTGGGGATAAGCCTTATACCTGTAGTGTatgcaataagtctttctctcagaggAGCAACCTCACCAAACACATGCGTGCACACACAGGAGAGAGgtcttattcatgtaaaatatgctgtaaatcattcagttgCAGTGATTTCCTTACCAAGCACATGCGTATACACACTGGGGAtaagccttattcctgtagtgtctgcaataagtctttctctcagagtTATGACCTCACCAAGCACATGCGTATACACACTGGGgataaaccttattcctgtagtgtatgcaataagtcattctctcagaGTAGCCACCTCAGCACACACAAGCGTACACACACAGGGGAGAAACCTTATACATGCAGCATTTGCACCAAGCCTTTCTGTCACACTTCTGACCTCACCAAACATATGCGTATACACACGGGGGAGAAgaattattcatgtaaaatatgctgtaaatcattcagtcgcagTGATTCCCTTACCAAGCACATGCGTATACACACTGGGGATAAGCCTTATACATGCAGCatctgcaataagtctttctctgtgAGTGGTACCCTCAACAAGCATATAGCTACACACACAAGAGACCGGtctaattcatgtaaaatatgctgtaaatcattcagtcgcagTGATGTCCTTACCAAGCATATGCGTATACACACGGGGGATTAG